In the genome of Quercus robur chromosome 3, dhQueRobu3.1, whole genome shotgun sequence, one region contains:
- the LOC126718136 gene encoding agamous-like MADS-box protein MADS4 isoform X1, translating into MGRGRVELKRIENKINRQVTFAKRRNGLLKKAYELSVLCDAEVALIIFSNRGKLYEFSSTSSMLKSLERYQKCNYGAPEPNVSTREALELSSQQEYLKLKARYEALQRSQRNLMGEDLGPLSSKELESLERQLAVSLKLIRSTRTQYMLDQLNDLQRQEHVLNEANKSLKQRLMEGYELQLNPSVNDMGYGRQHAQPQSDFFHPLDCEPTLHIGYPSEQAVSVVTNSAPTLNNYMSGWMP; encoded by the exons atgggTAGAGGAAGAGTGGAGCTGAAGAGAATTGAGAACAAAATCAACAGACAGGTGACCTTTGCAAAACGAAGGAACGGACTTTTGAAGAAAGCCTACGAGCTTTCCGTCCTTTGTGATGCCGAGGTTGCACTCATCATCTTCTCCAATAGAGGAAAGCTGTACGAGTTTTCCAGTACTTCAAG CATGCTCAAATCCCTAGAGAGGTACCAGAAATGCAACTATGGAGCACCAGAGCCGAATGTATCCACAAGGGAAGCCTTG GAGCTGAGTAGTCAGCAGGAATACTTGAAGCTCAAGGCACGTTATGAAGCCCTACAACGATCCCAAAG GAATCTTATGGGAGAAGATCTTGGCCCTTTAAGCAGCAAAGAACTCGAGTCACTTGAGAGACAGCTAGCTGTTTCACTGAAGCTAATCAGATCAACACGG ACGCAGTACATGCTGGATCAGCTCAATGATCTTCAACGTCAG GAACATGTGCTTAATGAAGCAAATAAGTCACTTAAACAAAGG TTGATGGAAGGATACGAACTCCAACTGAATCCAAGTGTCAACGATATGGGATATGGCCGACAACATGCTCAACCTCAGAGTGATTTCTTTCATCCCTTAGACTGTGAACCCACGTTGCATATTGG GTATCCGTCCGAACAAGCAGTATCAGTCGTCACTAATTCAGCCCCAACCTTGAATAACTACATGTCAGGGTGGATGCCATGA
- the LOC126718136 gene encoding agamous-like MADS-box protein MADS4 isoform X2: protein MGRGRVELKRIENKINRQVTFAKRRNGLLKKAYELSVLCDAEVALIIFSNRGKLYEFSSTSSMLKSLERYQKCNYGAPEPNVSTREALELSSQQEYLKLKARYEALQRSQRNLMGEDLGPLSSKELESLERQLAVSLKLIRSTRTQYMLDQLNDLQRQLMEGYELQLNPSVNDMGYGRQHAQPQSDFFHPLDCEPTLHIGYPSEQAVSVVTNSAPTLNNYMSGWMP from the exons atgggTAGAGGAAGAGTGGAGCTGAAGAGAATTGAGAACAAAATCAACAGACAGGTGACCTTTGCAAAACGAAGGAACGGACTTTTGAAGAAAGCCTACGAGCTTTCCGTCCTTTGTGATGCCGAGGTTGCACTCATCATCTTCTCCAATAGAGGAAAGCTGTACGAGTTTTCCAGTACTTCAAG CATGCTCAAATCCCTAGAGAGGTACCAGAAATGCAACTATGGAGCACCAGAGCCGAATGTATCCACAAGGGAAGCCTTG GAGCTGAGTAGTCAGCAGGAATACTTGAAGCTCAAGGCACGTTATGAAGCCCTACAACGATCCCAAAG GAATCTTATGGGAGAAGATCTTGGCCCTTTAAGCAGCAAAGAACTCGAGTCACTTGAGAGACAGCTAGCTGTTTCACTGAAGCTAATCAGATCAACACGG ACGCAGTACATGCTGGATCAGCTCAATGATCTTCAACGTCAG TTGATGGAAGGATACGAACTCCAACTGAATCCAAGTGTCAACGATATGGGATATGGCCGACAACATGCTCAACCTCAGAGTGATTTCTTTCATCCCTTAGACTGTGAACCCACGTTGCATATTGG GTATCCGTCCGAACAAGCAGTATCAGTCGTCACTAATTCAGCCCCAACCTTGAATAACTACATGTCAGGGTGGATGCCATGA